One Lentimicrobium sp. L6 genomic window, TGGGTTATGAATCGGGATTTGCTGCTGTTGGTATAGGAATTGCTTATGTGATGGGTTTTATGATAATGATTCGATATGCTGGAAGGATTCATAAAATGGGAGTGAAAGAAAATATTTATTCCTTTCCTCAGTTCTTGAATATGCGATTTACCAAATCCAATGAAGAGCCTCGTTTTGCCAGAATGTTCTCAGGAATGGTTACTGGCGTTAATGTTTTTATATTCTTTTTCCTATTAGCAGCACAGTTTGTGGCTATGGCTAGTCTTTTAAAGTATGCTTTTCAAATGGATTATACTTATGCAGCTATTTTATCAGGCTTGGTTATCATAGGATATACAGCATTCGCAGGTATGGCTGGTGTGATTATAACCGATACCATTCAGTTTATTATTATCGTTCTCATGATTATCTTCATCTTTATTCCTGGTATATGGGCGGATACCGAAGGATTAAGTCGTCTTTCAGAACTGCCAACTAAAATGGTTAATGGAACAGCTGAGGGGATAGCTTTTTTAGTGGCCTTGCCCTTGTTTTTAAGTTGGTCAGTATTGGTGAGGATGGATATTTGGCAAAGAGTGTTGGCAGCAAAGAGTGATAAAGTAGCCAAACAAATGAGTTTTTGGTCGGGGATTGGGATGTTGCCATTTTATTTAATTTTTCCTTTGGTGGGAATGACTATTAGAATCACTCATGGTGACCAATTGGTTAGTGAAGATGTAACTTATTTATTTCTAAATGATCATTCTCAGCCTATAATACTTGGCTTTGCTGTGGTCGGCTTATTATCTGCATTAATGTCTTCTGGTGATAGTTTCCTTAATATCATCTCCATTTCTACAGCAAGAGATTTCTTGGGTTGGAAACATAAAGAGAAGTCCTCTTCTCAATTGCAAAAAAGCATTCGATTAATCAGTTTAGTATTTGGAGTAATGGCATTGTTTATTGCTTTAAGCTTTCCCAAGGTGGTGGATTTAATGGTCGTTGGGATATCGATGATAGTGATTTATACACCCATTACACTAATCGCACTTTCTAAAAAAGATCCTTATCGATATCGTTATGTCGCTTTTGTAAGTGTAGTTTTAGCCTTTGTAGTCAATCTTACATTTTTCTTGCTGGGCGTGTTTTTACCGGAACAATTCAATGCGAAATCTTCATTTATCCCAGCCTTCTTGGTTGCAGTGATTAGTACTCTTGCTGGGATGTTGTTTGTGAAGAGGCCAACAAAGAAAACCTTCTCCTAAGTTGTTATAACCAAATTTCTTTTGATTGTTTTATGTATTCAGTAGGGGTCATTTCGCAGTATTCTTTGAAAACGCGGTAGAAGGTACTCCTGGAATTAAATCCAGAATCGGTAACAACGGAATCGATACTATATTGATGAGAGATATTTCGCAATAATTCTTTACTTGTATTTACTCTCATCATGTTCACGAAATGATAAAAATTTTCATAGCCTCCTATTTTAACATATTTGCTCAATTTGTACTTTGCAATACCCAATTGATTGGAGGCTTCTTGTAAACATATATCTTGGAGTAAATACAGTTGCTGATCTTTAAATTTATTTAGAATAATATTGGATTCTTCTTTGATATCATCTTCAATATCATGTATATGCTGTTCTGAATGAATAGAGCTTTTGTAGTATACGGTTTT contains:
- a CDS encoding sodium:solute symporter yields the protein MNWYIFWILIYLVFIIYLTVKHVNTHDLENYLVNNRKTKLLPLVFTTLATFVGGGTSIGLMAMGYESGFAAVGIGIAYVMGFMIMIRYAGRIHKMGVKENIYSFPQFLNMRFTKSNEEPRFARMFSGMVTGVNVFIFFFLLAAQFVAMASLLKYAFQMDYTYAAILSGLVIIGYTAFAGMAGVIITDTIQFIIIVLMIIFIFIPGIWADTEGLSRLSELPTKMVNGTAEGIAFLVALPLFLSWSVLVRMDIWQRVLAAKSDKVAKQMSFWSGIGMLPFYLIFPLVGMTIRITHGDQLVSEDVTYLFLNDHSQPIILGFAVVGLLSALMSSGDSFLNIISISTARDFLGWKHKEKSSSQLQKSIRLISLVFGVMALFIALSFPKVVDLMVVGISMIVIYTPITLIALSKKDPYRYRYVAFVSVVLAFVVNLTFFLLGVFLPEQFNAKSSFIPAFLVAVISTLAGMLFVKRPTKKTFS